In Ictalurus furcatus strain D&B chromosome 23, Billie_1.0, whole genome shotgun sequence, a single window of DNA contains:
- the cep85 gene encoding centrosomal protein of 85 kDa isoform X1 translates to MAPAPVFSREVFGTQPRGSVISCFLCVTVGKPDVEFQTPAVSEKFQGRFGWRPRAESETDAGAKTTDSTEAELCSPSFQPIRSQIPIPTAHVMPSTAHSPLQRPTDSRSSSSGSRSSLCKSASSPNLEAQDGGGVKQDCLSRYRSLVNGLDHSLFPGADHNHTRLDEGQGFDTPPVEPTLNQSGLLGGFGPDVRMKLHMTGLGDGAEYRADAFRNALDQTYKVLPEARTGIPSASESYGKAKAHPGENMADWQQKFESLRMQVEHMQENNQLWSGDSDSASSHQPVVDDFPLNAQHTQWSGQYSSPYPAPLLSESGKWEAVMKANESLLKEKELIIDRQKQQLYQLEQRLRESELQIHGALIGRGAPFTDVCLLRLQEAQRENAFLRAQFAERSDSFAQEKLEADRRLGAVEAETQRLSESLKESAEKHVEELKKQEERIRNRDKHITNLKKKCQKEAEQNREKQQRIETLERYLADLPTMEDYQSQRKRLEAAEQKVDELQGLVEELEAQLKEVRAANRAKDGQLEEQNHRERELLATVTSLQARVQEGLDDGARLPSLDVEKLREENASLKEEQQKLRKVIEKQLRMTEQLGSQIRSVQQQLAEEESSGQALRDELNSKDQQLLQLRSAVKELSAQNQELMEQSVCLRERLQAESSVCDVRLAQQLLDEMASCLSDLRSLCSVLTHTAHGRDPNLSLLLGITAPAVSEACDDWRNPAVLQKKLQEALQLRRDVEDLRNTVSDRYAQDMGENCTTQ, encoded by the exons ATGGCCCCTGCACCCGTGTTCAGTAGGGAGgtatttgggacacagccccgAGGCAGTgttatttcctgtttcctgtgtgtCACAGTCGGGAAGCCGGATGTGGAATTCCAGACGCCGGCCGTGTCGGAGAAGTTCCAGGGCCGATTCGGATGGAGGCCGAGAGCTGAGAGCGAGACGGATGCTGGAGCGAAGACCACAGACAGCACGGAGG cagaaTTGTGCAGTCCGTCCTTCCAGCCGATCCGGAGTCAGATTCCGATCCCCACCGCTCATGTCATGCCCTCCACGGCCCACAGTCCTTTGCAGCGACCCACAGACTCCCGCTCCAGCTCCTCCGGCTCCAGATCGTCCCTCTGTAAATCCGCATCGTCCCCGAATCTGGAGGCGCAGGACGGGGGTGGAGTCAAACAGGACTGCCTGAGTCGCTACCGCAGCCTCGTCAACGGGTTAGACCACTCGCTGTTCCCCGGAGCGGACCACAACCACACCCGGCTGGACGAGGGGCAGGGCTTCGACACGCCCCCCGTGGAGCCGACTCTGAACCAGTCCGGGCTGCTCGGGGGATTCGGACCCGACGTCAGGATGAAGCTCCACATGACCGGGCTCGGAGATGGCGCCGAATATCGGGCCGATGCCTTCCGTAACGCTTTGGATCAGACGTATAAGGTGTTGCCCGAAGCCAGAACAGGAATTCCGTCCGCCTCGGAGTCGTACGGCAAAGCGAAGGCACATCCGGGTGAAAACATGGCCGACTGGCAGCAGAAATTCGAGAGTCTGCGAATGCAGGTGGAGCACATGCAG gaaaataatcaactttggagtGGTGACAgtgactccgcttcatcacaccagcctgtagttgatgattttcctctaaatgcacaacacacacagt GGAGCGGTCAGTACTCGTCTCCGTATCCGGCTCCTCTGCTGTCTGAAAGCGGGAAATGGGAGGCGGTGATGAAGGCCAACGAGAGTCTGCTGAAGGAGAAGGAGCTCATCATTGACag gcaGAAGCAGCAGCTGTATCAGCTCGAGCAGCGTCTCAGAGAGAGCGAGTTACAGATCCACGGAGCTCTGATAGGACGAGGAGCGCCGTTCACTGACGTCTGTCTGCTCAGACTGCAG GAGGCGCAGCGCGAGAACGCTTTCCTTCGCGCCCAGTTTGCCGAGCGCAGCGACTCGTTTGCTCAGGAGAAGCTGGAGGCGGACCGGCGTCTGGGAGCCGTGGAGGCGGAGACTCAGCGTCTGAGCGAGAGTCTGAAGGAGAGCGCGGAGAAACACGTCGAGGAACTGAAAAAGCAGGAGGAGAGA atCCGTAACCGAGACAAGCACATCACCAACCTGAAGAAGAAATGTCAGAAGGAGGCGGAGCAGAACCGAGAGAAACAGCAGCGCATCGAGACGCTGGAGCGTTACCTGGCCGACCTTCCCACCATGGAGGACTACCAGAGCCAGAGGAAACGG CTGGAGGCAGCAGAGCAGAAGGTGGATGAGCTGCAGGGATTGGTGGAGGAGCTGGAGGCTCAGCTGAAGGAGGTGCGAGCAGCCAATCGCGCTAAAGACGGACAACTGGAGGAACAAAAccacagagagagggagctgCTCGCTACAGTCACTAG ccTGCAGGCCCGAGTGCAGGAGGGGTTGGACGATGGAGCTCGGTTGCCGTCTCTGGACGTTGAGAAGCTCCGTGAGGAAAACGCCTCTCTGAAAGAAGAGCAGCAGAAACTCAGAAAG GTTATCGAGAAGCAGCTGAGGATGACGGAGCAGCTCGGCTCGCAGATCAGG aGTGTGCAGCAGCAGCTAGCGGAGGAGGAGAGCAGCGGTCAGGCTCTGAGAGACGAGCTGAACTCGAAAGATCAGCAGCTGCTGCAGTTACGCTCGGCTGTGAAGGAG ctgtcTGCACAGAACCAGGAGCTGATGGagcagagtgtgtgtctgcgtgaGCGTCTGCAGGCCGAgtcgagtgtgtgtgatgtgcgaCTCGCTCAGCAGCTGCTCGATGAAATGGCGTCGTGTCTGTCTGACCTGCGCTCCCTCTGCAGCGTCCTCACACACACCGCACACGGCCGAGACCCCAACCTGTCCCTGCTGCTGGGGATCACCG ccCCTGCTGTATCGGAGGCGTGTGATGATTGGCGAAATCCTGCAGTTCTACAGAAGAAACTCCAGGAGGCGCTGCAGCTGAGACGAGACGTGGAGGACCTGCGGAACACCGTGTCGGACCGCTACGCCCAGGACATGGGGGAGAACTGCACCACACAGTAA
- the cep85 gene encoding centrosomal protein of 85 kDa isoform X2, whose product MAPAPVFSREVFGTQPRGSVISCFLCVTVGKPDVEFQTPAVSEKFQGRFGWRPRAESETDAGAKTTDSTEELCSPSFQPIRSQIPIPTAHVMPSTAHSPLQRPTDSRSSSSGSRSSLCKSASSPNLEAQDGGGVKQDCLSRYRSLVNGLDHSLFPGADHNHTRLDEGQGFDTPPVEPTLNQSGLLGGFGPDVRMKLHMTGLGDGAEYRADAFRNALDQTYKVLPEARTGIPSASESYGKAKAHPGENMADWQQKFESLRMQVEHMQENNQLWSGDSDSASSHQPVVDDFPLNAQHTQWSGQYSSPYPAPLLSESGKWEAVMKANESLLKEKELIIDRQKQQLYQLEQRLRESELQIHGALIGRGAPFTDVCLLRLQEAQRENAFLRAQFAERSDSFAQEKLEADRRLGAVEAETQRLSESLKESAEKHVEELKKQEERIRNRDKHITNLKKKCQKEAEQNREKQQRIETLERYLADLPTMEDYQSQRKRLEAAEQKVDELQGLVEELEAQLKEVRAANRAKDGQLEEQNHRERELLATVTSLQARVQEGLDDGARLPSLDVEKLREENASLKEEQQKLRKVIEKQLRMTEQLGSQIRSVQQQLAEEESSGQALRDELNSKDQQLLQLRSAVKELSAQNQELMEQSVCLRERLQAESSVCDVRLAQQLLDEMASCLSDLRSLCSVLTHTAHGRDPNLSLLLGITAPAVSEACDDWRNPAVLQKKLQEALQLRRDVEDLRNTVSDRYAQDMGENCTTQ is encoded by the exons ATGGCCCCTGCACCCGTGTTCAGTAGGGAGgtatttgggacacagccccgAGGCAGTgttatttcctgtttcctgtgtgtCACAGTCGGGAAGCCGGATGTGGAATTCCAGACGCCGGCCGTGTCGGAGAAGTTCCAGGGCCGATTCGGATGGAGGCCGAGAGCTGAGAGCGAGACGGATGCTGGAGCGAAGACCACAGACAGCACGGAGG aaTTGTGCAGTCCGTCCTTCCAGCCGATCCGGAGTCAGATTCCGATCCCCACCGCTCATGTCATGCCCTCCACGGCCCACAGTCCTTTGCAGCGACCCACAGACTCCCGCTCCAGCTCCTCCGGCTCCAGATCGTCCCTCTGTAAATCCGCATCGTCCCCGAATCTGGAGGCGCAGGACGGGGGTGGAGTCAAACAGGACTGCCTGAGTCGCTACCGCAGCCTCGTCAACGGGTTAGACCACTCGCTGTTCCCCGGAGCGGACCACAACCACACCCGGCTGGACGAGGGGCAGGGCTTCGACACGCCCCCCGTGGAGCCGACTCTGAACCAGTCCGGGCTGCTCGGGGGATTCGGACCCGACGTCAGGATGAAGCTCCACATGACCGGGCTCGGAGATGGCGCCGAATATCGGGCCGATGCCTTCCGTAACGCTTTGGATCAGACGTATAAGGTGTTGCCCGAAGCCAGAACAGGAATTCCGTCCGCCTCGGAGTCGTACGGCAAAGCGAAGGCACATCCGGGTGAAAACATGGCCGACTGGCAGCAGAAATTCGAGAGTCTGCGAATGCAGGTGGAGCACATGCAG gaaaataatcaactttggagtGGTGACAgtgactccgcttcatcacaccagcctgtagttgatgattttcctctaaatgcacaacacacacagt GGAGCGGTCAGTACTCGTCTCCGTATCCGGCTCCTCTGCTGTCTGAAAGCGGGAAATGGGAGGCGGTGATGAAGGCCAACGAGAGTCTGCTGAAGGAGAAGGAGCTCATCATTGACag gcaGAAGCAGCAGCTGTATCAGCTCGAGCAGCGTCTCAGAGAGAGCGAGTTACAGATCCACGGAGCTCTGATAGGACGAGGAGCGCCGTTCACTGACGTCTGTCTGCTCAGACTGCAG GAGGCGCAGCGCGAGAACGCTTTCCTTCGCGCCCAGTTTGCCGAGCGCAGCGACTCGTTTGCTCAGGAGAAGCTGGAGGCGGACCGGCGTCTGGGAGCCGTGGAGGCGGAGACTCAGCGTCTGAGCGAGAGTCTGAAGGAGAGCGCGGAGAAACACGTCGAGGAACTGAAAAAGCAGGAGGAGAGA atCCGTAACCGAGACAAGCACATCACCAACCTGAAGAAGAAATGTCAGAAGGAGGCGGAGCAGAACCGAGAGAAACAGCAGCGCATCGAGACGCTGGAGCGTTACCTGGCCGACCTTCCCACCATGGAGGACTACCAGAGCCAGAGGAAACGG CTGGAGGCAGCAGAGCAGAAGGTGGATGAGCTGCAGGGATTGGTGGAGGAGCTGGAGGCTCAGCTGAAGGAGGTGCGAGCAGCCAATCGCGCTAAAGACGGACAACTGGAGGAACAAAAccacagagagagggagctgCTCGCTACAGTCACTAG ccTGCAGGCCCGAGTGCAGGAGGGGTTGGACGATGGAGCTCGGTTGCCGTCTCTGGACGTTGAGAAGCTCCGTGAGGAAAACGCCTCTCTGAAAGAAGAGCAGCAGAAACTCAGAAAG GTTATCGAGAAGCAGCTGAGGATGACGGAGCAGCTCGGCTCGCAGATCAGG aGTGTGCAGCAGCAGCTAGCGGAGGAGGAGAGCAGCGGTCAGGCTCTGAGAGACGAGCTGAACTCGAAAGATCAGCAGCTGCTGCAGTTACGCTCGGCTGTGAAGGAG ctgtcTGCACAGAACCAGGAGCTGATGGagcagagtgtgtgtctgcgtgaGCGTCTGCAGGCCGAgtcgagtgtgtgtgatgtgcgaCTCGCTCAGCAGCTGCTCGATGAAATGGCGTCGTGTCTGTCTGACCTGCGCTCCCTCTGCAGCGTCCTCACACACACCGCACACGGCCGAGACCCCAACCTGTCCCTGCTGCTGGGGATCACCG ccCCTGCTGTATCGGAGGCGTGTGATGATTGGCGAAATCCTGCAGTTCTACAGAAGAAACTCCAGGAGGCGCTGCAGCTGAGACGAGACGTGGAGGACCTGCGGAACACCGTGTCGGACCGCTACGCCCAGGACATGGGGGAGAACTGCACCACACAGTAA